AAGATAGATTATGAGTTGGAGTTACGCCGCGCCAACACGTATATCCGGCATAACGATAACCATCGCGTTGTGTTGCTTGTTTTCGGACGATAGAATGAATACCATCAGCAGCAATGAGTATATTGCCGAATGCTTCACTACCATCTTGAAATAATATTTTCAAGGCGTTTTCTTCATTTTGTTCTATTTCTACGCATTCTTTTCCCCATTCGACAGTACCTTCTCGTAGTTCAGAAAGAAGCAATTGATGTAAATCTTTTCTATGGATGGAGTACATTTTTGGATAGCAAGCTGGAATAATCAATTGATTGAAAATATCTCCTTTTTCGGATATGAGGTTAAAGCCATCACTTTCGTTGCCGAATTTTTTTATCTTCTTAGAAATTCCGTATGGTTCAAGTGCTTGCATCGCATTTGGGGCAATGATAATACCAGCACCAGCAACAGTAGGTTCAATATTTTTGTCATATACTTTTACATCTACTCCTATTTTTTGTAAGGAGATTGCTGCGCAAAGACCAGCAATACCGCCACCAATAATTATGACATTATTCATTTATTATCCCTCCATCATAAAGTGACTTTGATCATAAAATGACTGTGGTCATTTTATGAGTTAAGGTTAATCCCTTTTTATGTTATTGTCAATTATACTTTTAACTATAGTTTCGGGATCAGTAGGTGCAAATAAGAATAATTAAACTTCTAAGAAATGTAGAAAAGGAATTAGTAAAATTAAGCATCCGAGTAGGAGTATAGAGTGATAACATGTTACAATACAGCTAAGAACACGCAATAAAGGAGAGTTTTTTACGTGAAGATTAAAGCAATTGAACCGACGCCAAGTCCAAATACAATGAAAGTTATTTTGAATGAAGTATTACCATCAGGAGCGCGAAATAATTATACAAATGAAAATAAAGAACAAGCACCAATGCAAGTGCAAGAAATTTTGAAAATTGAAGGTATTAAAGGTGTGTACCATGTTGCAGACTTTTTAGCAGTAGAGCGTAATGCGAAATATGACTGGAAAGTTTTATTACAACAAGTTCGTGCCGTTTTTGGTGAAGAAATAGTGGAAGAAAGCGAAGAACAACAACTTTCTCATTTTGGAGAAGTGAAAGTGTTTGTTCAAATGTTCTTTACTATTCCGATGCAAGTGAAGTTAACAGATGGAACGACAGAAGAGCGTGTAGGCTTACCTGATCGTTTTAAAGAATCCATTATGAAAGTGCAAATGTCTGCACCTAACGTTGTGAAAGAGCGCAAATGGGTAGAGCAAAGTACACGTTACGGTAATTTTGAAGAAATCGGGAAAGAAGTAGTAGAAGAAATTGTTGCTGCTTATTCAGAAGATCGTGTAAATGAAACGGTTAAAGAATTATTAGATCAAGCAGGTGCTGTTGAAGTAACGATTCAAAAGCGTGAGCCATATAAAGTAACAGAAGAGATGATGAAAGATTCCGACTGGAAAAACCGTTTTGCAGCTTTAGAACAAATGGATCCTACTGAAGAAGATATGCCAGTATTGAAAATGGCGTTAGATGATGAGAAAGTATCTATCCGCCGCCTAGCAACAGCTTATTTAGGTATGGTAAAAGGTGAAGGCGTATTGCCGTTATTATATAAAGCATTATTAGATCGTTCTGTAAGTGTTCGCCGTACAGCAGGAGATTGCTTATCAGACGTAGGTGACCCAGCAGCGATGTTCGTTATGATTAAATCTCTGAAAGATTCAAGTAAATTAGTACGCTGGCGTGCAGCAATGTTCTTATTTGAACTTGGTGATGAAAGTGCAATTCCGGCATTAAAAGTAGCTGAAGATGATCCAGAGTTTGAAGTAGCAATGCAAGCACGTTTAGCTTTAGAACGTATTGAAGGCGGCGAAGAAGCAAAAGGATCAGTATGGAAGCAAATGACGGAGTCTCGTAAAGGGGAATAGTTTATGATTGTTTTCTATGATAGTTGGTGTCCGATGTGTACAGCAGTTGCAGAGCGTACGGAAAAATTAGATAAAAAGGGTACGATGAAATTTGTTTCATTTCGAGATGAAGATGTAGTTGAGAAGTATGAACTTTCTCAAGAATTACAAAGTAAGATGGAACAGAGATTGTATATTTTAAAAAATAATAAGTGGTATGACGGAATTCATAGCATTAACGTATTAGCAAAGGCCGTTCCATCTTATTGGTTTGCAGTGCCGTTTATAAAATTATCTATCGTACTTGGATTTGGAAGTAAAGTATACGATTATATTGCCAACAATAGAAAACTTGTCCCAGTTGGACACTGCCGTGAAGGGGTTTGTGAAATCCCTACAAAAAAATGAAATCATCACTATCTTTCTTTTGCACCTATTAAAAGCGCGTGATATGATGAAGTTGGAATGAAAGTTGAAGGAGAGATTACAAGATGTCAAATGCATATGAAGAATACATGCGCCAAATGGTAATTCCAATGCGCCAAGAATTAGTGCGTTCTGGATTTGAAGAGTTAACTACAGAAGAAGCTGTAACAGAATTTATGGAGAATGCATCAGGTACAACTTTAGTAGTTGTAAACTCTGTTTGTGGTTGTGCAGCTGGTTTAGCACGCCCATCAGCAGGTCAAGCGGTTGTACGTGCTGAAAAACAACCTGATCATCTTGTAACTGTATTTGCAGGTCAAGATAAAGATGCTACTGCGAAAATGCGTGAATACTTCGGAGAAATCCCTCCATCTTCACCATCTATGGCATTACTAAAAGGAAAAGAAGTTGTTCACTTCATTCACCGTCATGAAATTGAAGGCGCAACAATGGACGAAATTATTACAAACTTAGAACAAGCTTTCGAAAAGAATTGCTAAAGTAGGGGGAGAGTAAATCTCCCTCTTTTCTTTATATAGAGGTGAAAAAATGATAGTAACAACAGCAGGAAGAACAAATAAAGAAATGACAGCTTATGCAAATAAGGTAGCAGAAGAATTAAATTGTTCTTTCGTTTTACGTAATGATATACCTGTGCACAAACTGCATGAGCAGTATGAACAAGATGTGCTGATTGTAGGGAAAAACCGATTAGCTATTTATCCAAAGGGTACGGAAGAGTCGTTTTTCTTTCATCCAAACTCAGCAATGTTTCGTGTGAAAAGGTTAATGCGCGGAGAACACGATCCCTTTGTACAAGCTGCTAAACTAGAGAGCGGAATGACAGTATTAGATTGTACGCTCGGTATGGCATCAGATAGTATTGTTGCTAGCTATATTGTTGGTGAAGATGGAAAAGTAACAGGGCTTGAAGGAAACGAATATATGGCGTACATCATGGGAAAAGGCTTGAAAACATGGTCTTCATCCGTTTCTGAAATCGATGAAGCAATGCAAAGAATCGATGTAAAACAAACGGAGCATTTCGCATTTTTAACGCAATGTGAAGATAATAGTTATGACGTCGTATACCTTGATCCGATGTTTGAAGAAACTGTCATCGAATCAGATGGAATAAAAGGGTTAAAACATTTCGCTTTGTATCATGATATTACTGACGAAACAATTGCGGAAGCGAAGCGTGTGGCGAGAAAACGTGTCGTTCTGAAAGATCATTTCCGTAGTTCTAGATTTGAAAAGTACAATTTTCACGTATACAAAAGAAAAAGTGCAAAATTTCATTTTGGTGTAATTGACCCTTGCTAATTGTTTGAAAAGATGTATAATAAGCAATAATTAATTAAATACACTGTCTGTGATGAAGAGAGTAGTCTTTTTCAGAAGGAAAGCGAGCTAGGGATGGTGTGAGCCTAGTGCAGAAGAAAAAGATGAAGCGCACTTCGGAGACGCTTCTTGAACGAATAGTAGAGTAAGCCGAGGCCCCCTGTCCTCGTTATAAACGGGAAAGTGGTTCGGAATGAACAACAAGGGTGGTACCACGGGTTAAAACTCGTCTCTTTTTTAGAGACGAGTTTTTTGTGTTTAAAAAATAAGGAGGTTGTAGTATGGATTATAAAACGCAGTTTGCGAAAAGTTTATCGAATATTTTTACGAATGAATTAACGCAAAATCAAATTTTAGATTTAATCGAAACACCAAAACAAGATGAATTCGGAGATGCAGCGTTCCCATGTTTTTCACTAGCGAAGCAATATAAAAAATCACCAGCTGCTATCGCAAAGGAAGTTGTGGAGAAATTAAATGACCCATTTTTTATGAAAATAGAGGCTGTTGGCCCGTATGTAAACGTCTTTTTTAATCGTCAAACAGTAAGTGATGAAGTATTAAAAACAATTTTAGTGGAGAAAGAAGAGTACGGTCAAAATCATTTTGGATGTGAAAAAACAGTAGTTATCGATTATTCCTCTCCTAATATCGCGAAACCTTTTTCAATGGGGCATTTACGTTCTACAATGATCGGTAATTCGCTGAAACATATCGCCGAAAAATGTGGATATGAAGTTGTCGGAATTAATTATATTGGGGATTGGGGAACACAGTTTGGAAAGTTAATTACCGCATATAAAAAATGGGGAAATGAAGAAGTAGTTAAAGAGGATCCAATTCGTGAGTTATTTAAGTTATATGTTCAGTTTCATGAAGAAGTAAAAGAGAACAAAGAACTAGAAGAAGAAGGGCGATCATGGTTTAAAAAACTAGAAGAAGGAAATGAAGAAGCAGTCGAACTTTGGAATTGGTTCCGTCATGAGTCTTTAAAAGAATTTTCTCGTATTTATGAACTTCTCGGTGTGGAATTTACAAACTTTCAAGGAGAAGCTTTCTATAACGATAAAATGGAAGACTTTATTGGGATTTTAGAAGAGCACGACTTACTGGAAGAATCAGAAGGGGCATTAGTCGTTAATTTAGAAGAAGAAGGTATGCCGCCATGTTTAATTAGAAAATCAGATGGTGCTACCATTTACGCAACACGTGATTTAACAGCCGCATTGTATCGTCAAAACACATACGAATTTGATAAGGCTTTATATGTAGTAGGACCCGAACAAAGCTTGCATTTTAATCAATTTTTCACTGTATTAAAAAAGCTTGGGTATAACTGGGTTGATGGGATGGAACATGTACCGTTCGGGTTCATATTAAAAGATGGTAAGAAAATGTCGACACGTAAGGGTAGAATTATTTTATTAGAAGAAGTGCTAGAAGAAGCTGTTGCACTTGCGGAACAAAATATTGAAGAGAAAAATCCGAATTTAAAACAAAAAGAAGAAGTGGCAAAACAAGTCGGTGTTGGAGCAGTTATCTTCCACGATTTAAAAAATGAGCGTATGCATAATATCGAATTCTCATTAGAAAATATGCTGAAATTTGAAGGAGAAACAGGACCATATGTGCAGTACACACATGCGCGTGCTTGTTCAATTTTAAGAAAAGAAAGTGTAGAATTTGAAACTTGTACGTTTGCATTAAAAGATGATTATAGCTGGAGTGTCGTAAAATTACTTAATAAATTCCCGCAAGTAATTGAAGCGGCCTTCAACAAAAATGAGCCATCTACTATTTCAAAATACGTATTAGATGTAGCACAAGCGTTCAATAAATATTATGGAAATGTTCGTATTTTAGAAGAGAGCGAAGAGAAAGAGAGTAGACTCGCATTAGCTTACGCTGTGACGGTTGTATTAAAAGAGGGATTACGTTTACTTGGGGTGGGGGCACCTGAGGAGATGTAAAATAAAAATTTTGTAACAAAAAAGCAAATCAGGCGGTCATTAACCTGATTTGTCTTTTTGTATTTTCTTAAATAAATTCTTATTTATAAAGGTTATACGCTACGAAGTGTAAGAATTCTATAATTTTGTTACGAAATCAATTAAAATATTTGTAGAGAGGATGGTCCGTATTGATTCGAAGTTTCATTTTAAATATTCCTTGTCATAGACTACCGGAAAGGAGTTTTCTTAAACTACAAAAATACTTACCTTTATGTGCACGATGCACAGGTATGTTTATTGGTTTCTGTATGTTTCCAATTTACTTTTTAATAACACCTTCGTTTACTCTCTCATTAATGCTATCCTTTTTTGCTCAAATGCTATTATTAATTGATGGACTCACCCAAAAGTGGAAATGGCGAAGCAGCACAAATTTGCTAAGAGTAACTACTGGCTTATTAAGCGGTAATGGTATGGGACTATTTATTGCATCTAGTATTATATGGATTACATCTTAAACCACATATCAACGGAGGTAGCTACTTACATGTTTTGGATTTACATAATTCTAATTTTTATAGCAGGTGGAAGTGGAATTGGTTTTATCATGCATGAAAAATATATAGAAGCAACAATAGCTTTTGTTATTTGCCTATTATTTATGGTGCTACTATATTTTTATTTAAAAAGAAGCAAAAAAAAGAGAAATTTAGATTGTGACGTAATAGATTGTACCGATTGCTCAGATTGTGATTGTACTATCTAAACTTCTATGTATTTCTTTTTTATGAAAAGGATTATATATCGTTTCAGGTATGTAATCCTTTTTATTTGTTTTAAAAATTAGTTTGTCAAATAGGTGGAGAGTAAAGAACATGTACGATTTAACGCAATAATTAGAACTAAACATCTCTAAAAATATTAGAAACATAGGAATACGTTTATTGAATGGAGAACTTTAGTTTTGTATATAAAAGGAGGTGTTGGACTTGGAAGAGTATGATTGGAATAGTAAGCTAGAGTATTTAAGAAATACGAGAGATTTATATTATAACGATGATTATTTAAGTTTTTTAGTAAATACAGTTTGGAAGATTTCTGAGCCAGTACATATTGTTGATTACGGTTGTGGGTATGGCTACTTAGGTTTAATTTTGTTGCCGTTACTTCCAAATGGATCAAAGTATACAGGTATTGATAGCGGGGGAGCATTAATAGCTGAAGCGAGAGAGTTGTTTCGTTCGCTTCCATATGAAACAGAATTTATCGAAGGAGATGCTACAGAAATTGAATTGGAAAATAAATATGATATAGCTGTCAGTCATGCTTTCTTATTACATATGAATTCGCCCAAAACGATGTTGCAAAAAATGATAAATTCAATTAAGGAGGGGGGAAAGATAATATGTTTTGAGCCGAATTGGATTTCTAATGTGTCCTCATACACGCTAGACGGATTAATTCAATCGGAAATTATCCAGCTTGGTGTTTTGCAGAAGTTATTTGAAGAAGATGCACACAGAAGTGGTAAAGATGGCAATATTGGCATGAAAATACCAATGTATTTAAGTGAATTAGGTGTTAAAAATATTGAATGTAGAGTAAGTGATAAAGTGAATTTTTTAGATTCTAATTTAAATCAAAATGATAAGCAAGGATTATATAATTCTCTAAAAGAAGAGGGGATTGCTAGTAATCCAGGTGAAAAACAACAATTTATAGACCGTTTAATGAGTCGGGGCTTAACATTTGCTGATGCACTCGCTCAATATGAAGCAGAACTACGGTTTTTTAAAGCATTTCATATGCATTCATCTTTAGTATATGCTCCGAATATGAAAATTACATTTGGTGAAATAAAGAAGTAAATATCATATTAGAAAAGTAAGGGAGAAGGAGAATTGCTATATTTCTAATATGGATAGGTTATCATTATTATCAAGATTTTTCGGTAAATCGATATATCTTATCAAATCGTTAATATAATTTCATCAACTGAATGAAGGCTCAAAAAAGAAGATAAAACCCATCTTCGAATAATACATGTTATTTCATCAAATTAAACAAAATAACGAGAAAAAGTATCGTTTTTAAGATATTTAGTTATAAACTTGAATAATATTAAATAATATCGTTCATTATATGAGGTTTTAGTTGAATGCATACTATATGATGTGTAAAATCTAAGCAAGTAGGTTAGAATACTGCTTGCAAATGGCAGTATAAATAATTATTTGAGGTGAATACATGCTAGATTTTAAACAATTAGAAATTTGTTTGAAAGAAAAGAGATTTGTAGATGGATTACATGAGATAAATAATGAAATTGCACATATAAAAGAAACGAATAAGTTATCATACGTGAAGAACTGGCTTTCTAACGTCTCGTCACCCAAGGAGTTTGATACATTAATTCGTCTTGCTGATGAAGGTTTGATGCATCAATATAGCTCCTTTTTAATTCGGTATACGTATAAAAAATTCCCAAATATGAGAACGCTCTCTTTATATTGTGATGAGTTAATTGATGAGCGTAAAATTCTTGATGCTGAACAATTGTTAAAAGATTCTTTGGAAGAGGTAAATGAAGAGGAAACTGATGCGGATGTTTTAACGAAAGCATATTTTACGTTAGTTAGATGTTTGTTAGATATGAAGCGAAATGAAGAGGCCTATGCCTATATGCAAAAGGCGGAAAAGTATAGTACACGTGCAGTTTTTGATAAATGGGGTTACTTATATATACAGACTGGTGAGTGGGAGAAGGCAGAGGAACAACTTTTATCCGGTCAGCAGCATAAAGATTGTGAAGAGTTAGCTACGTACTTATTGGCACAATTATATGCATATAAAGGTGAACAGCAGCGAGCATTACAACTCATTAATGATGCGATTGCAAAGTTCCCTCAAGTACCATATTTCTATTTTGAAAAAGTAAAATATTTATTAGATTTAGAGCGCTATGAAGAAATGTTAGCGGTAATAGATAAAATTAATCATATGCTTCCGCATCATGCATATACAACTTATTTTATACATTTACGTGCAGAAGCATTTTATAAAACGAATAGTATTCACGATTTGCAAGCACTATTGAAAAGTGAAAAGAGTTTGAAGAATTCTCTATATCATCATATAGAAAAAAATCCTGATGGAAAAAAGGTTCGTTTACCGATAGTTCCGGTTGTACAAAAGGATAACTATTGCGTTCCGACAAGTTTGGAAATGATGTTAGGGGTATGGGGAGAAAAACGTACGCAAGATGAAATTGCACAATATATTTTTGATGTAACAGGTTCTAAGTTTTCAGATACAGTTACATATATAGAAGAGCAAGGTTACGAATATCGTTATTTTCAAGGGAATGAGGAAAATTATAAGAGATTACTCAATCAAGGTATTCCCGTTTTATTAAGTATAGATATTGAGCACGCTTCCCATGTACAAGTGCTTTCTGGTTATGACGATGTACTGCAAGCTTTTTATATTCAAGATCCGAATTTCTTGGAACCGATTCTTGTGGAATATGATAAGTTGCAAGAAAAATATCGTTATACAGATTGTTTAGCTATTACGTTTATACCGAAAGATAGAATAGAACAACTTTCATTTTTAAATGAGGAAGAACACACTTATTATAAAACAATCTTTTCTCTTACAGATCATTTAGCTGAGCAAGATAAAGAGGGGATTGAAAAGTTAGTACTATTTTTAAAAGAAACAAGTGAAAATCCAAACACTTGGCTATATACGATTAAACATTTAGATGCTGAAGTAGATAAAGATTTTATTCAGTTTTGTATAGAAAAATTAATGGAAAAGTTTCCGAGCTCTGACTTTGTGAAATTGCATAGTGCACAGTGTTTTATTCGTCTGCAAGATATGGAAAAAGCAGGACATATGATTCAAAGTGTGGAGAAGAAAAATAATCAAGCGTTGTATCATCTTATAAATGGACGTTATTCTTTTGAGCAAGATAATTATGCAGAAGCGATTGCTAGTTTTCGTTCATCATTACAATTGGATGCAGATCAACCAGTTGCGTGGAGTTTCTTAGCATTATCATACATGTATATGGATCAATCCGAAAAGGGGCTAGAGTATTCTCTAACAGCTATAGAACGTAGCCCAGAAAGGTTTACACTTGTAAATCACGGTTTGATTTTAATAGATTTAGAACGATATGAAGAAGCATATGGATTCTTTAATGATTTATTAAAAGAATATAAGTATGAAGCGCACATATGGTATGAACGTGCAAGATGTGCTCAGCATTTAGGAAAAGTGTATTTGGCGGTAAAAGGACTTAAAGTAGCAATTCAATTAGATAAAACAGCAGCGTATTTATATACGAAGCTTTCGGAAATCTATGAATCAGATTTGGATGATGGGAATAATGCGAAGGAAATTTTATTACAAGGAATTCAAAATTGTGAAGATCAGGCATCTTTATATGTTCGTTTAGGAGATGTGCATTTTCAAAATGATGAACTTGAAGAAGCGGAAACTATATATAAGCGTTCTTTAGAAGAAAATAATGAAGATGTATATGCCCATTTCGGTTTAACTCAAGTTTATATGGCAAAGGAACAATATGAGGATGCAAAAAACTATATTGTTAGTATTAATAAGCAATTTGAAGACAATCAAGATTTCCTTATGAATGCTGGCATGGTGCTATGGGATGCTGAAATTGCATTAGGTGGGGATGAAAAAGAGTTAAAACTTGCACTTTCTAAATTAGAGAGCGGTATACGAAGCGTATACGCTAATATAGCGAGCGTGTTGGATGAGTATGTAAATCGAATAAAAGACACAGCTTTTGTGCAACGAGGCATAGCGTTTTTAAGAACGTTAGAAAAAGAGAAAACGGAAGTAATTGAATACGGTTGTTACGCTGGTGTTTTATATGAATCTATTGGACAGTATGATCAAGCAATAAAACGGTATAATGATGCACTTAAGAAAAAACAGGATTCATTGCCGTATTTCCGAATCGGTGAAACATTCATGGCGTTAGGGCAATTTCAAGAAGCGAAGCATGCGTATGAAACATGTTTAGAAATGGATAAGAATTTCACAGGTGTACATGTGCAACTAGCAGAAATATATGAAAAAGAAGAAAATAGTTCTAAAGAACAAAGTCATATGGTCCAGGCAATGAAAGAAGAGCCTTTGCATATTAATATGGAATATTTGGCACAGCTTTCAGTAGATTTGAATCTTCATGAAGAATTGCTAGTTGAACTAGAACAATTAGCAGAAGAGGTACCAGAAATATGGCGTCTAGATGCAATTGCATACGTATATGGTGCGATGAATGAGGTAAATAAAGAAAAAGAATATATTGAATGCGCAATGAAAATAGATGAAGCGCATGTGGAAGTACTATATCATTATGCGAAAGTACTAGTTAAAAAGCAGAGTGCAGAAGCAATCGAAGTTGCGCTGAAAGTAATGCATAAAGATTTAGAAAGTGAACGTATATTTGGTGTGTACGTAAAAGCAATGGAGCAACATAAAAAATTATCTCAAATAAGAGACGCACTTCATACGTTAAAGGTCAGAAAAGCAGAAAGAAGTAGAGCGTTTGTGTATGCAGCTACTGCGGTTGCTGAAAGATTAGTAGAAAGGCAGCAAAATGAGCAACCGAAAAAATCTTTATTTACAAGAGCATTTTATCGCATGAAAAATCGTGCGAAGGAAATTTCAATGATTACAGTTATTATTGATTTATTTGAAATCTCCTTAAAGTTAAATCCAAAAAATAGTATGGCAGCGCAGCGTTTGGCACTATTTTACGAGAATGCAGCGATGAATAAAGAAGCGATAGAGGTATTACAAACATCGTTAGAAAATAAGTGGGATTATGATGTAGCGAAGCAACTTGTAAATCTTTTCATTGAGTGTGAGGAAGAAGCTATGTTACGAGATGCTTTGGAATTAACGAAACAAATGGTTCGAGAGCTACCGGATGATTATGATACTCTTCTTTTACAAGCGAATGTATTATGTAAGCTAGGCGAAGAAAGAAAAGCCGAAAAAATTCACTTGCAATTAATTGAGAAAACGCCATTTGTAAGTAGAGGATTCCTTGCTTTAGCAGAAGTATATCAAAGTCAAGAGAGGTATGAGGATGCGATTTATTTATTAGAAGATGCTTCTGTACATCATCCAAATGAAACGGCAATTCTTCTTGCTTTAGCATCTTCGTATCATAAAGCTGGGCAAACGACAAAGGCAGAAAAAATAACAAGTGAAATATTAGCAATTGATGCTACTGACTTGTTAGCAAGATACGATCATGCTTGTTATTTAACATTATTAAACAGAAATGAAGAGGCAAGAGATCAACTTGAAATTGTGCTTCGTGAAGATAAAACAGGATTTTTCGCTGAACTTGCAGAGGAAGATGAAGATTTAGCAGGATTGCGAGAATTTGAAAAGTAATTGTATAAGAATAGAGGAAAAGGGTATAAATAAAAATATATTTTGAATTAGTTGACAATTAATTGCCCAATGGCATAAAATAACTTTTAATAAAGTATACAAATCTGAAGACGAGAAAGAGTAAAATATTGAGCTGTTCCCCAGAGAGCCGGTGTATTGCTGAAATCCGGTGTGCAGACGTTATTTGAAAATCATCTCCGAGGAGCCGTGGCTGAATAAAGTAAGCTCGGACGGATGTCTACCGTTACAAAGAACGCGTATGTTAGTACGTTGCTAAGTGCTATTAGTGAAAAGCTAATAGAATTAGGGTGGTAACGCGGGTAAACCCGTCCCTACTTCATAGGGACGGGTTTTTTGTGTGCTTTTAAAAAATTCAAAGGAGTGATTGTACATGAAAA
This Bacillus mycoides DNA region includes the following protein-coding sequences:
- a CDS encoding conserved virulence factor C family protein, translating into MKIKAIEPTPSPNTMKVILNEVLPSGARNNYTNENKEQAPMQVQEILKIEGIKGVYHVADFLAVERNAKYDWKVLLQQVRAVFGEEIVEESEEQQLSHFGEVKVFVQMFFTIPMQVKLTDGTTEERVGLPDRFKESIMKVQMSAPNVVKERKWVEQSTRYGNFEEIGKEVVEEIVAAYSEDRVNETVKELLDQAGAVEVTIQKREPYKVTEEMMKDSDWKNRFAALEQMDPTEEDMPVLKMALDDEKVSIRRLATAYLGMVKGEGVLPLLYKALLDRSVSVRRTAGDCLSDVGDPAAMFVMIKSLKDSSKLVRWRAAMFLFELGDESAIPALKVAEDDPEFEVAMQARLALERIEGGEEAKGSVWKQMTESRKGE
- a CDS encoding thiol-disulfide oxidoreductase DCC family protein is translated as MIVFYDSWCPMCTAVAERTEKLDKKGTMKFVSFRDEDVVEKYELSQELQSKMEQRLYILKNNKWYDGIHSINVLAKAVPSYWFAVPFIKLSIVLGFGSKVYDYIANNRKLVPVGHCREGVCEIPTKK
- a CDS encoding BrxA/BrxB family bacilliredoxin, which produces MSNAYEEYMRQMVIPMRQELVRSGFEELTTEEAVTEFMENASGTTLVVVNSVCGCAAGLARPSAGQAVVRAEKQPDHLVTVFAGQDKDATAKMREYFGEIPPSSPSMALLKGKEVVHFIHRHEIEGATMDEIITNLEQAFEKNC
- a CDS encoding class I SAM-dependent methyltransferase, translated to MIVTTAGRTNKEMTAYANKVAEELNCSFVLRNDIPVHKLHEQYEQDVLIVGKNRLAIYPKGTEESFFFHPNSAMFRVKRLMRGEHDPFVQAAKLESGMTVLDCTLGMASDSIVASYIVGEDGKVTGLEGNEYMAYIMGKGLKTWSSSVSEIDEAMQRIDVKQTEHFAFLTQCEDNSYDVVYLDPMFEETVIESDGIKGLKHFALYHDITDETIAEAKRVARKRVVLKDHFRSSRFEKYNFHVYKRKSAKFHFGVIDPC
- the argS gene encoding arginine--tRNA ligase, whose product is MDYKTQFAKSLSNIFTNELTQNQILDLIETPKQDEFGDAAFPCFSLAKQYKKSPAAIAKEVVEKLNDPFFMKIEAVGPYVNVFFNRQTVSDEVLKTILVEKEEYGQNHFGCEKTVVIDYSSPNIAKPFSMGHLRSTMIGNSLKHIAEKCGYEVVGINYIGDWGTQFGKLITAYKKWGNEEVVKEDPIRELFKLYVQFHEEVKENKELEEEGRSWFKKLEEGNEEAVELWNWFRHESLKEFSRIYELLGVEFTNFQGEAFYNDKMEDFIGILEEHDLLEESEGALVVNLEEEGMPPCLIRKSDGATIYATRDLTAALYRQNTYEFDKALYVVGPEQSLHFNQFFTVLKKLGYNWVDGMEHVPFGFILKDGKKMSTRKGRIILLEEVLEEAVALAEQNIEEKNPNLKQKEEVAKQVGVGAVIFHDLKNERMHNIEFSLENMLKFEGETGPYVQYTHARACSILRKESVEFETCTFALKDDYSWSVVKLLNKFPQVIEAAFNKNEPSTISKYVLDVAQAFNKYYGNVRILEESEEKESRLALAYAVTVVLKEGLRLLGVGAPEEM
- a CDS encoding DUF2085 domain-containing protein, translated to MIRSFILNIPCHRLPERSFLKLQKYLPLCARCTGMFIGFCMFPIYFLITPSFTLSLMLSFFAQMLLLIDGLTQKWKWRSSTNLLRVTTGLLSGNGMGLFIASSIIWITS
- a CDS encoding class I SAM-dependent methyltransferase, giving the protein MEEYDWNSKLEYLRNTRDLYYNDDYLSFLVNTVWKISEPVHIVDYGCGYGYLGLILLPLLPNGSKYTGIDSGGALIAEARELFRSLPYETEFIEGDATEIELENKYDIAVSHAFLLHMNSPKTMLQKMINSIKEGGKIICFEPNWISNVSSYTLDGLIQSEIIQLGVLQKLFEEDAHRSGKDGNIGMKIPMYLSELGVKNIECRVSDKVNFLDSNLNQNDKQGLYNSLKEEGIASNPGEKQQFIDRLMSRGLTFADALAQYEAELRFFKAFHMHSSLVYAPNMKITFGEIKK